From Psychrobacillus sp. FSL K6-2836, a single genomic window includes:
- a CDS encoding ATP phosphoribosyltransferase regulatory subunit: protein MSKIQMFEKPLGMRDSFPEVNEQKEYIRSTARDFIRRKGYDFIKTPSVEYFETIGKASAIDESSLFKLVDNQGEMLVLRPDMTTPIARIAASKLLKEKNPLRLAYYADVFRAQQREGGRPAEFEQLGLELVGDFSPYADSEIIYTAIELLKALGVENFRITIGHAEILTAFLGNYTNSTDQVEMLRQLLVEKNLVGFSQKLESMNLLKEQKENLMKIIDYTIDSNVFTDFRQFLNDDQQYLIDQVEELQELLEFQLNDFSIVSFDFSLASHMSYYTGMLFEIHAAGSGFSIGNGGRYDELFKQFDEKVGATGFGIRVDRLLEVLPKRIMKEKHTLLLFDKGSFSKANVLAEARRNASEYVTLQYAESVNDIEAFKQIFDEVIIVSEGGFFRE, encoded by the coding sequence ATGAGCAAAATTCAGATGTTCGAAAAGCCTCTAGGAATGAGAGACTCTTTTCCAGAAGTAAACGAACAAAAAGAATATATACGATCGACAGCAAGAGACTTTATACGAAGAAAAGGGTACGACTTTATAAAAACACCTTCCGTGGAGTATTTTGAAACAATCGGAAAGGCTTCTGCTATTGATGAGTCTTCGTTGTTTAAACTAGTAGACAATCAAGGTGAAATGCTTGTTTTACGTCCTGATATGACGACACCGATTGCTAGAATAGCAGCTTCCAAGCTATTAAAGGAAAAAAATCCATTACGTTTAGCGTACTATGCAGATGTATTTCGTGCACAACAGCGAGAGGGAGGAAGACCAGCAGAGTTTGAGCAGCTAGGACTGGAACTTGTTGGAGATTTTAGTCCATATGCAGACAGTGAAATAATCTATACTGCGATAGAACTACTGAAGGCTTTAGGGGTAGAAAACTTCCGAATTACTATAGGACATGCCGAAATCTTAACTGCTTTTTTAGGAAACTACACAAATAGCACAGATCAAGTTGAAATGCTGAGACAACTATTAGTAGAGAAAAATTTAGTAGGTTTCTCACAAAAGTTAGAAAGCATGAATTTACTCAAAGAACAAAAAGAAAATCTTATGAAAATAATAGATTATACAATAGACTCCAATGTATTTACGGATTTCCGTCAGTTTCTTAATGACGATCAGCAATATTTGATCGATCAGGTTGAGGAACTTCAAGAATTACTAGAATTCCAATTGAATGACTTTTCAATTGTATCGTTTGATTTTTCTTTAGCGAGTCATATGAGCTATTACACAGGCATGCTATTTGAAATTCACGCCGCTGGAAGTGGTTTCTCCATTGGAAATGGTGGCCGATATGATGAGTTGTTCAAACAGTTCGATGAAAAGGTTGGAGCTACAGGATTTGGTATCCGTGTAGATCGCCTGCTGGAGGTTTTACCGAAGCGAATAATGAAAGAGAAGCATACACTTCTTTTATTTGATAAAGGGTCTTTTTCTAAAGCAAATGTATTAGCGGAAGCTAGAAGAAATGCATCCGAATATGTGACGCTACAATACGCGGAGAGTGTAAATGATATTGAAGCGTTTAAACAAATTTTCGATGAAGTGATTATCGTGTCCGAAGGTGGTTTTTTCCGTGAATGA
- the hisG gene encoding ATP phosphoribosyltransferase: MNELTIAMPKGRIFEEAYKLFVEAGFNLPKEISDSRKLIVEAPDERIQFILAKPMDVPVYVEHGVADIGIAGKDVLLEQQRDVHELLDLHISNCYIATAGLPNTTMNEIAPRVATKYPRIATNFYKEKGEQVEIIELNGSIELAPMIGLADRIVDIVSTGQTLKENGLVEFEKIVSISSRLIVNPVSYRVKSERINVFVAQLKNELNKR, translated from the coding sequence GTGAATGAGTTAACAATTGCAATGCCAAAAGGGCGGATATTTGAAGAAGCATATAAACTATTTGTAGAAGCAGGATTTAACTTGCCTAAAGAGATTAGTGATTCGAGAAAGTTAATCGTCGAAGCTCCTGATGAACGCATACAATTCATATTGGCGAAACCGATGGATGTACCTGTATATGTTGAACATGGCGTAGCAGACATCGGTATTGCGGGGAAGGATGTTTTATTGGAGCAGCAGCGAGATGTCCATGAGCTATTGGATTTACATATTAGTAATTGTTATATAGCAACTGCCGGTCTTCCGAACACGACGATGAATGAGATTGCTCCCCGTGTCGCAACAAAGTATCCGAGAATTGCAACAAACTTCTATAAGGAAAAAGGAGAGCAAGTAGAAATCATTGAGTTGAATGGTTCAATTGAGCTAGCACCAATGATTGGTCTTGCTGATCGCATTGTCGATATTGTTTCCACTGGACAGACGCTTAAGGAAAATGGCTTAGTTGAATTTGAAAAAATCGTTTCTATCTCCTCTCGATTGATCGTCAATCCTGTAAGCTATCGAGTGAAAAGTGAACGGATCAATGTTTTTGTTGCCCAATTAAAAAATGAATTGAACAAAAGGTAG
- the hisD gene encoding histidinol dehydrogenase: MRIEKLTDTISLMRSVEQANADYLTTVREVIDDVRQNGDQAIFRYTEKWDGAKLASLKVSKEEMDEAYANFDRQLVDDLEEAAANIRAFHTAQVRGQIDFPLAKNSYIQYKISPLDAVGLYVPGGTAAYPSSVLMNAIPAIVAGVERVVIVSPPSVDGKLPDSVLVAARIAGVTEIYKVGGAQAIAALAYGTETIKAVDKITGPGNSFVALAKREVFGKVAIDMIAGPSEIAIIADDTAYADEVAADLLAQAEHDRFASSVLITTSTSLAEQVSIEVEKQLKLLPREEIARASIENFGCIYIAESMEQAVAAVNELAPEHLEIITEQPDELSKKIKHAGAIFLGRFSSEPIGDYFAGTNHVLPTNSTARFSSGLCIDDFVKKTSVVFYSEEMWEEQYPKIARLARLEKLEGHARSVESRSWNKEDSK; the protein is encoded by the coding sequence ATGAGAATAGAAAAGCTTACAGATACAATTTCATTAATGCGTTCAGTTGAACAAGCAAATGCAGATTATTTAACGACTGTACGTGAGGTAATAGATGATGTACGGCAGAACGGCGATCAAGCCATTTTTCGTTATACAGAAAAATGGGATGGTGCAAAACTTGCTTCACTCAAAGTATCCAAAGAAGAAATGGATGAAGCATACGCTAATTTTGATAGACAATTGGTAGATGACTTGGAAGAGGCGGCAGCTAATATTCGAGCGTTTCATACGGCGCAAGTTCGCGGTCAAATCGACTTTCCATTAGCTAAAAACTCTTATATTCAATATAAAATTTCACCCTTAGATGCAGTAGGCTTATACGTTCCAGGTGGAACTGCAGCTTATCCTTCTTCGGTGTTAATGAATGCAATACCTGCAATAGTAGCTGGAGTAGAGAGAGTGGTCATCGTATCACCTCCATCTGTGGATGGAAAGCTACCTGATTCTGTATTAGTAGCAGCACGAATAGCCGGTGTTACGGAAATATATAAGGTTGGTGGAGCTCAAGCTATAGCGGCTCTTGCTTACGGTACTGAAACGATCAAGGCGGTAGATAAGATTACTGGTCCGGGGAATAGTTTTGTAGCACTAGCTAAAAGAGAGGTGTTTGGTAAGGTCGCTATCGATATGATTGCTGGTCCTAGTGAAATAGCAATTATTGCAGATGATACTGCCTATGCTGATGAAGTAGCAGCAGATCTTTTAGCTCAAGCAGAGCATGACCGATTTGCAAGTTCTGTGTTAATCACAACAAGCACATCCCTTGCCGAACAAGTGTCAATAGAAGTAGAAAAACAATTAAAGCTTCTTCCTAGAGAAGAAATTGCTCGCGCTTCTATTGAGAACTTTGGATGTATTTACATAGCTGAATCTATGGAACAAGCAGTAGCAGCAGTGAATGAGCTAGCACCGGAACATTTGGAAATTATTACGGAGCAGCCAGATGAGTTGAGTAAAAAGATAAAGCATGCAGGAGCTATTTTCTTAGGGAGATTCAGTAGTGAACCAATAGGCGATTATTTTGCTGGTACGAATCATGTGCTGCCGACAAATAGTACAGCAAGATTCTCAAGTGGATTATGTATTGACGATTTCGTGAAGAAAACAAGCGTTGTATTCTATTCAGAAGAAATGTGGGAGGAGCAATATCCTAAAATTGCCCGCTTAGCTAGATTAGAGAAATTAGAAGGACATGCTAGATCTGTGGAGTCAAGAAGCTGGAATAAGGAGGATTCAAAATGA
- the hisB gene encoding imidazoleglycerol-phosphate dehydratase HisB: MISKRVAKIERMTNETKVWVEIDLDGEGKAEIDTGVPFMDHMLDLFTKHGLFDASIKAKGDTYIDDHHTTEDIGIVLGQAVKEALGDKKGIKRYGNAFVPMDDALAQVVIDISNRPHLEFRAQFPTQKVGNFDTELVHEFLWKFALEARMNVHVIVHYGANTHHMIEAIFKALARAIDDAITKDDRVKGVPSTKGLLT, from the coding sequence ATGATAAGTAAAAGAGTGGCGAAAATAGAAAGAATGACGAACGAAACAAAGGTATGGGTTGAAATTGATTTAGATGGAGAAGGAAAAGCGGAAATAGATACAGGTGTCCCATTTATGGATCATATGCTCGATCTATTTACAAAGCATGGTTTATTTGATGCTTCTATTAAAGCTAAAGGAGATACATATATCGATGATCATCATACGACAGAGGATATCGGTATCGTCCTTGGGCAGGCTGTGAAAGAAGCATTGGGAGACAAGAAAGGTATTAAGCGCTACGGAAATGCATTTGTTCCAATGGATGATGCATTAGCACAAGTAGTCATTGATATTTCCAATCGTCCGCATTTAGAATTTCGTGCACAGTTTCCGACCCAAAAAGTCGGTAATTTTGATACAGAGCTTGTACATGAGTTTCTATGGAAATTCGCATTGGAGGCACGTATGAATGTCCACGTAATCGTTCATTATGGCGCAAATACACATCATATGATTGAAGCGATTTTCAAAGCGCTAGCTCGTGCAATTGATGATGCTATTACAAAAGACGATCGCGTGAAGGGTGTTCCTTCTACAAAAGGTCTACTTACATAA
- the hisA gene encoding 1-(5-phosphoribosyl)-5-[(5-phosphoribosylamino)methylideneamino]imidazole-4-carboxamide isomerase, with protein MTSIQVYPAIDMKSGKCVRLYQGDYEQETVYGDSPFAMAKKFADEGANWIHLVDLDGAKDGEKIHADEVIRISKELPVSVQIGGGIRTKDDVQYYLNNGVNRVIIGSLAISQPDLVVELLEEFGGDRIVIGLDAKDGMVATHGWIETSTQSAVEVGQYFASKGAKHIIFTDIATDGTLQGPNLVANKELAEKTGLSIIVSGGISSLEDIAAVAKLAQTTSVAGVITGKALYNERFTLTEALQEAAK; from the coding sequence ATGACTTCGATTCAAGTTTACCCTGCAATTGATATGAAAAGCGGGAAATGTGTACGCCTATATCAAGGGGATTATGAGCAAGAAACCGTTTATGGGGATTCTCCCTTCGCTATGGCAAAAAAATTTGCAGATGAAGGCGCGAACTGGATTCATCTAGTAGATTTAGATGGGGCAAAAGATGGCGAGAAAATTCATGCAGATGAAGTTATACGAATTTCAAAAGAGCTTCCGGTTAGTGTGCAAATTGGTGGGGGAATTCGAACAAAGGATGACGTTCAATATTATCTAAATAACGGTGTAAATCGTGTAATTATAGGAAGTCTTGCTATTTCACAACCTGACTTAGTAGTAGAGTTATTGGAAGAATTCGGCGGTGATAGAATTGTCATCGGACTAGATGCAAAGGATGGAATGGTGGCTACACATGGCTGGATAGAAACCTCCACGCAATCTGCTGTTGAAGTAGGACAATATTTTGCTTCTAAAGGCGCTAAGCACATTATCTTTACGGATATTGCAACAGATGGAACGCTTCAAGGACCAAATTTAGTGGCAAATAAAGAACTTGCAGAAAAAACTGGACTATCGATTATTGTATCAGGTGGAATTAGTTCCCTAGAAGATATTGCAGCAGTAGCAAAATTAGCACAAACTACGTCAGTTGCTGGCGTTATTACAGGTAAAGCATTGTACAATGAACGGTTTACACTAACTGAAGCGCTACAAGAAGCGGCAAAATAA
- the hisIE gene encoding bifunctional phosphoribosyl-AMP cyclohydrolase/phosphoribosyl-ATP diphosphatase HisIE, with product MSNLTYDEKGLIPVIVQHAITREVLTLAYMNEEAYAKTVETEETWFFSRSRQELWHKGETSGNTQKVVSIKADCDSDALVVEVLPNGPACHTGEDTCFHNTLEKMDDTVGYNTITSLINVIEERQQSMPEGAYTTYLFEKGVDKICKKVGEEASEVIIASKNNDGEELKWEAADLLYHLLVLLQNQQVSFYDLLQVLQKRHEAKADKN from the coding sequence ATGTCTAATTTAACATATGATGAAAAAGGCTTAATACCTGTAATCGTACAACATGCAATTACAAGAGAAGTGTTAACACTTGCATACATGAACGAGGAAGCTTATGCAAAAACAGTAGAAACAGAAGAAACTTGGTTTTTTAGTCGTAGCAGACAGGAACTTTGGCATAAGGGAGAAACTTCAGGGAATACTCAAAAAGTAGTTTCTATTAAGGCAGACTGCGATTCGGATGCATTAGTAGTAGAAGTACTACCAAATGGACCGGCATGCCACACGGGAGAAGATACATGCTTCCATAATACATTAGAAAAAATGGATGATACGGTAGGCTACAATACGATTACCTCTCTTATCAATGTTATTGAAGAAAGACAACAATCTATGCCTGAAGGTGCGTATACGACGTATTTATTTGAAAAAGGTGTCGATAAAATTTGTAAAAAAGTAGGAGAAGAAGCATCCGAAGTTATTATCGCTTCCAAAAACAATGATGGGGAAGAGCTGAAATGGGAAGCAGCAGATCTTCTATATCATTTGTTAGTTCTTCTGCAAAACCAACAGGTTAGTTTCTATGACTTACTACAAGTATTACAGAAAAGACATGAAGCCAAAGCAGATAAAAATTAA
- a CDS encoding tetratricopeptide repeat protein, whose protein sequence is MLNKKSKKVLRENIISFLPTGEYYYKKALDELQKDQYEKAHKYLKRAAELSPNDPMILLQYAILQMEIDNFELAHELLRSAHAIDQNESEIVFFLAEVNAHLGNFVEANKFAQMYLEMDIQGEYTEEAMEIVDFTEQEDVVSLQVDTPSGEALFLQEKSRRLMEQGKFAEAVELLESIVVDHPDFWAAFNNLALAYFYIGEEEQAKALLHDVLNENRGNIHALCNLAVIHYYEKNEEELEEIVELLAKINPYFVEHRYKLGATFALIGKYEQAFKWLRSLQRKGFEGDPGFYFWLSHSAYFSGHEEVAKNAWKALLKLDPEKAGFEPWLPVKSENDDAASKIQKEYILEKLEHKHVSERIYGFYLLGKSKHRQEIISHPKWIVVDDLTTMEKLFLANSLGHDFDEKSPAEKAFLRAIAATDLLYDKYKPLEHEDTFLFQMWFVLVERALEKAYGFKNPRALAAATEYMYESSRSKNVTKKYYAEQYGITTNTLTKYINELMQFLPLFDA, encoded by the coding sequence ATGTTGAATAAAAAAAGTAAAAAAGTTCTAAGAGAAAATATCATTTCGTTTTTACCTACGGGTGAATACTACTATAAAAAAGCATTAGATGAACTACAAAAAGATCAATATGAAAAAGCACATAAATATTTAAAACGAGCAGCAGAACTAAGTCCCAATGATCCCATGATATTACTACAATATGCGATATTACAAATGGAGATAGATAATTTTGAACTAGCCCATGAGCTTTTGAGAAGTGCCCATGCAATTGACCAAAACGAATCAGAAATTGTTTTCTTTTTGGCGGAGGTAAATGCCCATCTTGGTAACTTTGTAGAGGCCAATAAATTCGCTCAGATGTATTTGGAAATGGATATTCAAGGGGAATACACGGAAGAGGCAATGGAGATTGTAGACTTCACGGAGCAAGAGGATGTAGTGTCACTTCAGGTAGATACGCCATCTGGTGAAGCGCTCTTTTTACAAGAAAAATCGAGACGTTTGATGGAGCAAGGTAAGTTTGCAGAGGCAGTAGAGTTATTAGAATCCATCGTGGTGGATCATCCAGATTTTTGGGCAGCATTTAATAATCTGGCGCTTGCTTATTTTTATATTGGCGAAGAGGAACAAGCAAAGGCGTTACTACATGATGTACTCAATGAAAATAGAGGTAATATCCACGCGCTATGTAATTTAGCTGTGATTCATTATTATGAAAAAAATGAAGAAGAGCTGGAAGAAATCGTAGAATTACTAGCTAAGATAAACCCTTACTTTGTAGAACATCGCTATAAGTTAGGTGCGACATTTGCGTTAATAGGCAAATATGAACAAGCATTTAAGTGGCTAAGAAGTTTACAGCGAAAAGGTTTTGAAGGAGATCCAGGATTTTATTTCTGGCTGTCACATTCAGCTTATTTTTCTGGACATGAAGAGGTTGCCAAAAATGCTTGGAAGGCATTATTGAAACTGGATCCTGAAAAAGCTGGATTTGAACCTTGGTTACCTGTAAAAAGCGAAAATGATGATGCCGCATCTAAAATTCAAAAGGAATATATTTTGGAAAAGCTAGAGCATAAGCATGTGAGTGAACGTATTTATGGGTTTTATTTGTTAGGAAAATCTAAGCATCGTCAAGAAATAATCTCACATCCAAAATGGATAGTAGTGGACGATTTAACAACGATGGAGAAATTATTCCTAGCTAATTCTTTAGGTCATGATTTTGATGAGAAATCTCCCGCTGAGAAAGCTTTTTTACGTGCAATTGCAGCGACAGATCTATTATATGATAAGTATAAGCCGTTAGAGCATGAAGATACGTTTCTATTTCAAATGTGGTTTGTATTAGTGGAACGCGCATTAGAGAAAGCCTATGGTTTCAAAAATCCACGTGCCTTAGCAGCAGCAACGGAGTATATGTATGAATCGTCCCGTTCTAAAAATGTAACAAAAAAATATTATGCTGAGCAATATGGCATTACAACGAATACATTGACTAAGTATATAAACGAACTTATGCAATTTTTGCCTCTTTTCGATGCCTAG
- the trxB gene encoding thioredoxin-disulfide reductase: MTEDKIYDVIIIGAGPAGMTAAVYTSRANLSTLMIERGIPGGQMANTEEVENYPGFEMILGPELSTKMFEHAKKFGAEYAYGDVSEIVDGEDYKTVKVSGKEYKALAVIISSGAEYKKMGIPGETELGGRGVSYCAVCDGAFFKQKNLVVVGGGDSAVEEGAFLTKFANKVTIVHRRDELRAQKILQDRAFANEKIDFIWSTTLKEIHGKDGKVASVTLVSTVDGTEREFETDGVFVYVGMLPLTKPFGNLGILNDNGYIVTNEKMETTVPGIFGAGDVREKMLRQIVTATGDGSIAAQAAQHYIENLKDKTISNA; this comes from the coding sequence ATGACTGAAGATAAAATTTATGATGTAATAATAATTGGTGCTGGACCTGCAGGCATGACAGCTGCAGTATATACATCACGTGCAAACCTATCCACATTAATGATTGAACGCGGAATTCCAGGTGGGCAAATGGCGAACACGGAGGAAGTGGAAAACTATCCTGGATTTGAAATGATCTTAGGACCAGAGCTTTCGACTAAAATGTTCGAGCATGCCAAAAAGTTCGGTGCTGAATACGCATATGGCGATGTTTCAGAAATTGTAGATGGTGAAGATTACAAAACAGTTAAAGTTAGTGGGAAAGAATATAAAGCATTAGCTGTTATTATTTCTTCTGGCGCAGAGTATAAAAAAATGGGTATTCCGGGCGAAACAGAGCTTGGAGGACGCGGAGTTAGTTACTGTGCAGTCTGTGATGGAGCATTCTTTAAACAGAAAAACCTTGTAGTTGTAGGTGGGGGAGACTCTGCTGTTGAAGAAGGTGCGTTCTTAACTAAATTTGCAAACAAAGTAACTATTGTACATCGTCGTGATGAGCTACGTGCACAAAAAATTCTTCAAGATCGTGCGTTTGCAAATGAAAAAATTGATTTTATTTGGAGTACAACATTAAAAGAGATTCATGGAAAGGATGGTAAAGTAGCAAGTGTTACTTTAGTGTCTACCGTGGACGGAACCGAAAGAGAATTTGAAACAGACGGTGTATTTGTATATGTAGGGATGCTTCCTTTAACAAAACCTTTCGGGAATTTAGGGATTTTAAATGACAATGGATACATTGTCACAAACGAGAAAATGGAAACAACTGTACCTGGGATATTCGGCGCAGGTGACGTTCGTGAGAAAATGCTTCGTCAAATTGTCACAGCTACAGGAGACGGAAGTATTGCTGCACAAGCTGCGCAACACTATATTGAAAATTTGAAAGACAAAACAATTTCAAACGCTTAA